In a single window of the Flavobacterium sp. W4I14 genome:
- a CDS encoding hypothetical protein (product_source=Hypo-rule applied; superfamily=47095; transmembrane_helix_parts=Inside_1_11,TMhelix_12_34,Outside_35_48,TMhelix_49_66,Inside_67_117), with translation MMNRNFNRRKKFIFFLPVAVLIAAVLGYVVMFLWNWILPEVAHAGKLNYWQALGLLVLCRLLFGNFNKGGHGGHNGFRERARGMRAKWDSMNEEERAKFKEEYKRRCGGWRHHRNKE, from the coding sequence GATGAATAGAAATTTTAATCGGCGCAAGAAATTTATTTTCTTTTTACCCGTGGCGGTGCTTATTGCAGCGGTATTGGGGTATGTGGTTATGTTTTTATGGAATTGGATTTTACCTGAGGTGGCACATGCAGGCAAACTTAATTATTGGCAAGCCCTCGGTCTACTTGTGCTGTGCAGGTTGCTTTTTGGAAACTTTAATAAAGGTGGCCATGGTGGACATAATGGTTTCCGTGAACGTGCCCGGGGAATGCGTGCCAAATGGGATTCGATGAACGAAGAGGAGCGGGCAAAATTTAAGGAAGAATATAAAAGGAGATGTGGCGGATGGCGCCACCATCGCAATAAGGAATGA